From the Purpureocillium takamizusanense chromosome 6, complete sequence genome, one window contains:
- the asa1 gene encoding Astra associated protein 1 Asa1, variant 2 (COG:S~EggNog:ENOG503NYG7), with amino-acid sequence MLHLIEVNTLNFCSFAACASHEGTASSSPASPPPPPPRDLGASPSDILIAVPNTLLSEAIDIFALPGQTRVHTVKPGAQNGMAMCLRLLHLGGRLTLLAAFENGFASVHRLDAASGAWYTTYRSQAHSQPVLALDLHPSLDFFLTSSADAVIAKHPIPTSQQPLTEAPVDDSDADEEIVRDTEAAPSLLSKAFNANPSQPPRATPQKVQPWAHPLKTVNTRHAGQQSLRIRSDGKIFATAGWDANVRVYSCKTLRELAVLQWHKVGAYAVAFADVGQEHAERPPPTEATAQQHAIASSTTTTTTTTTTDTVAASTSRSSSSGAGSALLGVKERRIRQAREAHWIAAGAKDGKVSLWDVY; translated from the exons ATGTTGCACCTCATCGAGGTCAACACGCTCAACTTTTGCTCCTTCGCCGCGTGTGCGAGCCACGAGGGCACAGCCAGCTCTtctcctgcttctcctcctcctcctcctccccgtgacctcggcgcctcgccgtccgaCATCCTCATCGCCGTGCCCAACACGCTCCTGTCCGAGGCC ATTGACATCTTCGCGCTACCCGGCCAGACGCGCGTGCACACCGTCAAGCCCGGCGCCCAGAACGGCATGGCCATGTGCCTGCGGCTGCTCCAcctcggcgggcgcctcaccctcctcgccgccttcgagAACGGGTTCGCCTCTGTGCACCGGCTggacgccgcctcgggcgcgtGGTATACCACGTACCGCTCGCAGGCGCACTCGCAGCCCGTCCTGGCCCTCGACCTGCACCCCAGCCTCGACTTCTTCctcacctcgtccgccgatgccgtcatCGCAAAGCATCCCATCCCCACCAGCCAGCAACCCCTCACAGAGGCCCCCGTAGACGATTCCGACGCGGATGAGGAAATCGTCCGCGACACAGAAGCCGCGCCGTCCCTCCTCTCCAAGGCGTTCAACGCCAACCCCTCGCAGCCTCCTCGGGCAACACCGCAAAAGGTGCAGCCGTGGGCTCACCCGCTCAAGACGGTCAACACCAGGCACGCGGGCCAGCAGAGCCTACGGATCCGCTCCGACGGCAAGATCTTCGCGACGGCCGGCTGGGATGCCAACGTGCGCGTCTACTCGTGCAAGACCCTCAGGGAGCTCGCCGTGCTGCAGTGGCACAAGGTGGGCGCCTACGCCGTCGCCTTTGCCGACGTCGGACAAGAGCATGCCGAGCGACCGCCTCCGACCGAGGCCACCGCTCAGCAGCACGCTATAGCttcgtcaacgacgacgacgacgacgactacgacgacggacACTGTCGCCGCAAGcaccagcaggagcagcagtaGTGGAGCTGGGAGCGCGCTCCTTGGCGTCAAGGAACGTCGCATCAGGCAAGCCCGAGAGGCGCACTGGAtcgctgccggcgccaaggaTGGGAAAGTCAGCCTTTGGGATGTGTACTGA
- the asa1 gene encoding Astra associated protein 1 Asa1 (COG:S~EggNog:ENOG503NYG7), with product MADAPPSPKAILRGHKAQIHAAAFLRDNERLATGDAEGHVVIWDLSIMRPAASWRAHENAILGLEGWGRGKLITHGRDHKLIVWKLAAEDEAALGKALPVESVPTPRPNPWMLHLIEVNTLNFCSFAACASHEGTASSSPASPPPPPPRDLGASPSDILIAVPNTLLSEAIDIFALPGQTRVHTVKPGAQNGMAMCLRLLHLGGRLTLLAAFENGFASVHRLDAASGAWYTTYRSQAHSQPVLALDLHPSLDFFLTSSADAVIAKHPIPTSQQPLTEAPVDDSDADEEIVRDTEAAPSLLSKAFNANPSQPPRATPQKVQPWAHPLKTVNTRHAGQQSLRIRSDGKIFATAGWDANVRVYSCKTLRELAVLQWHKVGAYAVAFADVGQEHAERPPPTEATAQQHAIASSTTTTTTTTTTDTVAASTSRSSSSGAGSALLGVKERRIRQAREAHWIAAGAKDGKVSLWDVY from the exons atggccgacgcaccgccatcgcccaaGGCCATCCTCCGCGGCCACAAGGCCCAgatccacgccgccgccttcctcagGGATAATGAGCGCCTCGCgaccggcgacgccgagggccatGTCGTCATCTGGGACCTGTCCATCATGCGGCCTGCCGCGTCCTGGCGCGCCCACGAGAACGCCATCCTGGGGCTCGAGGGCTGGGGACGGGGCAAGTTGATCAC ACACGGACGGGACCACAAGCTCATCGTGTGGAAActcgcggccgaggatgaagccgccctcggcaaggCCCTGCCCGTCGAGAGCGTCcccacgccgcgcccgaACCCCTGGATGTTGCACCTCATCGAGGTCAACACGCTCAACTTTTGCTCCTTCGCCGCGTGTGCGAGCCACGAGGGCACAGCCAGCTCTtctcctgcttctcctcctcctcctcctccccgtgacctcggcgcctcgccgtccgaCATCCTCATCGCCGTGCCCAACACGCTCCTGTCCGAGGCC ATTGACATCTTCGCGCTACCCGGCCAGACGCGCGTGCACACCGTCAAGCCCGGCGCCCAGAACGGCATGGCCATGTGCCTGCGGCTGCTCCAcctcggcgggcgcctcaccctcctcgccgccttcgagAACGGGTTCGCCTCTGTGCACCGGCTggacgccgcctcgggcgcgtGGTATACCACGTACCGCTCGCAGGCGCACTCGCAGCCCGTCCTGGCCCTCGACCTGCACCCCAGCCTCGACTTCTTCctcacctcgtccgccgatgccgtcatCGCAAAGCATCCCATCCCCACCAGCCAGCAACCCCTCACAGAGGCCCCCGTAGACGATTCCGACGCGGATGAGGAAATCGTCCGCGACACAGAAGCCGCGCCGTCCCTCCTCTCCAAGGCGTTCAACGCCAACCCCTCGCAGCCTCCTCGGGCAACACCGCAAAAGGTGCAGCCGTGGGCTCACCCGCTCAAGACGGTCAACACCAGGCACGCGGGCCAGCAGAGCCTACGGATCCGCTCCGACGGCAAGATCTTCGCGACGGCCGGCTGGGATGCCAACGTGCGCGTCTACTCGTGCAAGACCCTCAGGGAGCTCGCCGTGCTGCAGTGGCACAAGGTGGGCGCCTACGCCGTCGCCTTTGCCGACGTCGGACAAGAGCATGCCGAGCGACCGCCTCCGACCGAGGCCACCGCTCAGCAGCACGCTATAGCttcgtcaacgacgacgacgacgacgactacgacgacggacACTGTCGCCGCAAGcaccagcaggagcagcagtaGTGGAGCTGGGAGCGCGCTCCTTGGCGTCAAGGAACGTCGCATCAGGCAAGCCCGAGAGGCGCACTGGAtcgctgccggcgccaaggaTGGGAAAGTCAGCCTTTGGGATGTGTACTGA
- a CDS encoding uncharacterized protein (COG:S~EggNog:ENOG503NVZG), translating into MTNVAKGKRVRTGCLTCRERHLKCDEAAPSCANCRWGLKVNFLDIVVHVPARLPRSSEWSVSFLDESLHIASEYKGGLKRYTAANRVGAGAARGETRPYARLRDNEGEALVRSVSTCSSLHGHNDSPQALPTCRVRSTAGNSEQSRVKTCHRARVARVMDYLWTTGGGSDIQLGGMGEESLLHASPRSGHDRCPGSELVICLDTGAFAQSKTARYNCIPAGSSSAGSSAATSQTPYSGTPVDSQLEDPSCADDSGGGGGGGLLAHTARDFLATEMELEYMKAFVDGVGTWMDSLGEHEHFSQVVPYRALESPALLNALLACGAMHLSFASPELGDTAAWYYNAATMMLVRLFQNRDCDVAECAVTSLVLHVYEVMAGQHLSHGAGARLLIRNLEWDSRSRGGKGKDEEGVGAGAACFWLSVGMEVLQCLEYKWVLTWDPDEWGLGSKWTMADGSDDDVEARQELWMHRALYVVAKVVNFRATSSLYIDTDPHDQQARLRSELAVWQDLKRLCDSWNDLCPWSMQPVAYLPLGAAKQESSFPRFWLTRDAATLGRLFYHTAQCILTQMKPLEPPSLVREMIALQRHHARQVLGIVASNRERKVIPMVMQAIVVASMALVDRTEQLEALSILGSIPNRGLGYIREVEQRLKHAWRWPSADTITGAGGTGVYSGRVEAATHAARWQKPSIRGLKDKTAHTANPLSSARIDHPQRPYKTWYRATGT; encoded by the exons ATGACAAACGTAGCAAAGGGCAAGCGCGTGCGGACCGGGTGCCTGACCTGCCGCGAGCGGCACCTCAAgtgcgacgaggccgcgccCAGCTGCGCAAACTGCCGCTGGGGGCTCAAGGTCAACTTCCTCGACATCGTGGTGCACGTGCCGGCGAGGCTTCCGCGGTCGAGCGAGTGGTCAG TCAGCTTCCTGGACGAGTCGCTGCATATAGCTTCCGAGTATAAAGGGGGCTTGAAGCGGTATACGGCTGCGAACCGCGttggtgctggcgctgcgaggGGGGAGACACGGCCTTATGCGAGGTTGCGGGATAACGAaggcgaggccctcgtgCGCTCAGTCTCAACTTGCAGCTCTCTCCATGGACACAACGACAGCCCGCAAGCACTCCCGACATGCCGTGTCAGATCCACCGCCGGAAACTCTGAGCAGTCAAGAGTAAAGACTTGCCATCGGGCGAGAGTTGCGAGAGTCATGGATTACCTATGGAccaccggcggcggtagcgACATACAGCTTGGTGGTATGGGAGAGGAGTCACTTCTCCATGCCTCGCCCAGAAGCGGCCATGATCGATGCCCGGGGAGCGAGCTAGTAATCTGCCTAGACACGGGAGCTTTCGCGCAGAGTAAGACGGCGCGATACAACTGCATACCTGCCGGGAGCTCAAGCGCCGGGTCATCGGCGGCCACCAGCCAGACGCCATACAGCGGCACGCCCGTCGACAGCCAACTGGAGGATCCCTCGTGCGCAGACGAcagtggtggcggcggcggcggcggcctgctggcgcACACGGCGCGCGACTTCCTGGCCACGGAGATGGAGCTCGAGTACATGAAGGCCTTTgtggacggcgtcggcacgTGGATGGACTCGCTGGGCGAGCACGAGCACTTCAGCCAGGTGGTGCCGTACCGCGCGCTCGAGTCGCCCGCGCTGCTCAacgcgctgctcgcctgcgGTGCCATGCACCTTTCTTTTGCGAGCCCGGAGCTcggcgacacggccgcgTGGTACTacaacgccgccaccatgatGCTGGTGCGCCTGTTCCAGAACCGCGActgcgacgtcgccgagtgCGCCGTCACGTCCCTCGTGCTGCACGTCTACGAGGTCATGGCCGGCCAGCACCTGAgccacggcgcgggcgcgcggctcCTCATCCGCAACCTCGAATGGGATTCCCGGAGCCGGGGCGGCAAGGGTaaggacgaagagggcgtgggcgcgggcgcggcgtgcTTTTGGCTGAGCGTGGGCATGGAAGTGCTGCAGTGCCTCGAGTACAAGTGGGTGCTGACCTGGGATCCCGATGAATGGGGGCTCGGGTCCAAGTGGACAatggccgacggcagcgacgacgatgtggaAGCGCGACAGGAGCTGTGGATGCACAGAGCGCTCTACGTCGTGGCCAAGGTGGTCAACTTTCGCGCCACGAGCTCGCTATACATCGACACGGACCCTCACGATCAGCAGGCCAGGCTGAGAAGCGAGCTGGCGGTATGGCAAGACCTGAAGCGCCTTTGCGACAGCTGGAACGACTTGTGCCCGTGGTCGATGCAGCCGGTTGCCTATCTCCCCCTGGGAGCGGCAAAGCAAGAGTCATCGTTTCCAAGATTCTG GTTGACACGAGATGCTGCGACTCTGGGCCGGCTCTTCTACCACACGGCGCAATGTATCTTGACACAAATGAAGCCCCTGGAGCCTCCGTCCCTGGTCAGGGAGATGATAGCTCTCCAGCGGCACCACGCACGCCAAGTGCTAGGCATCGTTGCTAGCAACAGGGAGCGCAAGGTGATTCCCATGGTCATGCAGGCCATTGTCGTTGCGTCCATGGCGCTGGTAGACAGGACCGAGCAGTTGGAGGCCCTGTCCATACTCGGGTCCATCCCAAACCGGGGCCTTGGATACATTCGGGAGGTCGAGCAGAGGCTGAAGCATGCCTGGAGATGGCCATCTGCGGATACCATTACCGGAGCCGGAGGCACCGGTGTGTACAGCGGCCGAGTTGAGGCGGCAACACACGCAGCACGGTGGCAGAAGCCGAGTATTCGCGGCCTAAAAGACAAAACCGCTCACACGGCGAACCCGCTGAGCTCTGCCCGGATCGATCATCCTCAACGGCCATACAAGACCTGGTATCGAGCGACGGGCACTTGA
- a CDS encoding uncharacterized protein (COG:S~EggNog:ENOG503P42H), producing the protein MGSSAADGTKLPTAQDAAEAETSRFTPEEEAALLKESRDIKADANALFTSQDYHNALSRYDDAIATCPKYLHYERAVLQSNIAACHLKLDEWKGAIKVATAALDSLTEFEKQDPELSPAKTEEGSDSREKNETASDTPAPTQTKTNDASEDAEEEIISSGALKSAPAPPSPRPDSVSSLEQKKADVLRIRTKALLRRARARSEAGGWQNLAGAEEDYRTLSGMPGLGPADLRTVRAQLAALPPRTKAAQEAEMAEMWGKLRNLGDGILKPFGLSTNNFQMVKDENTGGYSLNFSQGGGSSSS; encoded by the exons ATGGGGTCCtcagccgccgacggcaccaagCTGCCCACGGCCCaagacgcggccgaggcagAGACGAGCAGATTCACCcccgaggaagaagcg GCGTTGCTCAAAGAGTCTCGCGATATCAaggccgacgccaacgcccTCTTCACGTCTCAAGACTATCACAATGCCCTCTCCAGATATGATGATGCCATAGCTACTTGCCCCAAGTACCTGCACTACGAACGCGCCGTGCTGCAGAGCAACATAGCTGCCTGCCACCTCAAGTTGGACGAGTGGAAGGGCGCCATCAAAGTTGCCACGGCCGCTTTGGATAGTCTCACCGAGTTTGAGAAACAAGACCCGGAGCTCTCACCTGCGAAGACTGAGGAAGGCTCAGATTCGAGGGAGAAGAATGAAACAGCCAGCGACACCCCAGCGCCTACGCAAACCAAGACAAACGATGCTAgcgaagacgccgaggaagaaaTCATCAGCTCCGGCGCTTTGAAATCAGCGCCCGCACCTCCGAGCCCCCGACCCGACTCCGTGTCCAGCCTTGAGCAGAAGAAAGCCGATGTCCTCCGCATTCGCACCAAGGCGCTCCTACGCCGTGCTCGCGCCCGCTCCGAAGCAGGCGGGTGGCAgaacctcgccggcgccgaagagGACTATCGCACGCTCTCCGGCATGCCCGGTCTGGGCCCTGCTGACTTGCGCACCGTTCGcgcgcagctcgcggccctgCCCCCGAGAACAAAGGCCGCTCAAGAGGCCGAGATGGCCGAGATGTGGGGGAAGCTTCGCAACTTGGGCGACGGGATCCTCAAGCCCTTTGGTCTGAGCACCAACAACTTTCAGATGGTCAAGGATGAGAATACTGGGGGTTACAGTCTCAATTTCTCGCAAGGCGGaggctcatcatcgtcatga
- a CDS encoding Pseudouridine 5'-phosphatase (COG:S~EggNog:ENOG503NZGS), giving the protein MAPRTDFPPIRACLFDMDGLLIDTEDLYTLCVNLVLEKYGKGPMPWSIKARLQGRPGPAANKIFQDWAQLPLTHEEYIAELSVLQQKLFPTTKPLPGVPQLLADLNTTGKGDGAGAGKVHLALATSSHEGNFRIKTSHLGDLFSVFPEERRVLGDDTRLQPGRGKPLPDIFLLALKTINDTLPAGERPIAPEECLVFEDSVPGVEAGRRAGMRVIWCPHPMLKKEVAGREEEVLAGRTGEAGDVDLHQVGEPGDGWAEYLETLEAFPYDKYGIVVAPAGQ; this is encoded by the exons ATGGCCCCGCGAACCGA CTTCCCGCCCATTCGGGCCTGCCTCTTCGACATGGACGGCCTGCTCATCGACACTGAGGACCTCTACACCCTGTGCGTCAACCTGGTGCTCGAAAAGTACGGCAAGGGCCCAATGCCCTGGTCCATTAAGGCTCGCCTGCAgggccggcccggcccggctgCCAACAAGATCTTCCAGGACTGGGCCCAGCTGCCCCTCACCCATGAGGAGTACATCGCCGAGCTGAGCGTGCTTCAGCAGAAGCTGTTCCCGACGACAAAGCCTCTGCCGGGAGTCCCCCAGCTGCTCGCGGACCTCAATACTACGGGCAAGGGTGACGGCGCTGGGGCTGGAAAAGTACAcctggccctcgccaccAGCTCGCACGAGGGCAACTTTCGCATCAAGACGAGCCACCTCGGTGATCTCTTCTCCGTGTTTcccgaggagcgccgcgtgctgggcgacgacacgCGCCTGCAGCCTGGCCGCGGTAAGCCCCTGCCAGATatcttcctcctcgcgctTAAGACCATCAATGATACGCTGCCTGCCGGCGAACGGCCCATCGCGCCCGAGGAGtgcctcgtcttcgaggaCTCGGTaccgggcgtcgaggcgggccgccgcgcgggcaTGCGCGTCATATGGTGCCCGCATCCGATGCTCAAGAAAGAGGTCGCGGgtcgcgaggaggaggtaCTGGCCGGGCgcacgggcgaggccggagaCGTGGACCTGCATCAGGTAGGCGAGCCGGGCGACGGGTGGGCCGAGTACTTGGAGACGCTCGAGGCGTTCCCGTACGACAAGTATGGCATCGTGGTGGCTCCGGCGGGTCAATAA
- a CDS encoding uncharacterized protein (COG:O~EggNog:ENOG503NZ23~SECRETED:SignalP(1-20~SECRETED:cutsite=ATA-AP~SECRETED:prob=0.8084)): MLFGNALALALSSLSLLATAAPVSDETRVDYDAVIVGGGPAGLAALSGLARVRRRALLIDSGEYRNGPTRHMHDVLGYDGVTPAYYRWAARGQLAHYSTVSMTNGTVTKVEPQANNTFFKVSGRYLGRDDSVVTARKVVLATGLRDLLPATPGIRENWGKGIYWCPWCDGHEHADQGLGLLAPLDSVPGLVREILTLNRDIVAFVNGTDTPAARAATEDKNPRWQEYLALHGVRVENRTIESLERLANGTTGDEDPSLPTAPEHDLFEVRFVGGNGNDNGEPVRRNAFLSSFKEEQASTLGPDIGVWLYGGRLAADASKGLATNIPGVYAIGDANSDNVTNVPHALFSGKRTAVYLHVQLERETAAKELAALPEGNSTAVHKRSVDEHARSLWDVVNGRRDDMLYAGEFDQ; the protein is encoded by the exons ATGTTGTTCGGAAACGCACTTGCGCTCGCCCTGTCGAGCTTGTCGCTGctcgcgacggcagcgcccgTGTCGGACGAGACCCGCGTCGACTACGatgccgtcatcgtcggaGGCGGCCCTGCCGGCCTGGCTGCGTTGAGCGGACTGGCTcgggtccgccgccgcgccctcctcATCGACTCCGGAGAGTACCGCAACGGGCCGACCCGCCACATGCACGACGTGCTAGGCTATGATG gAGTAACGCCCGCGTACTACCGCTGGGCCGCGCGCGGACAGCTCGCGCACTACTCGACCGTCTCCATGACCAACGGCACCGTGACCAAGGTCGAGCCGCAGGCCAACAACACCTTCTTCAAGGTCTCGGGCCGGTACCTGGGGCGGGACGACTCGGTCGTGACGGCGCGAAAGGTGGTCCTCGCCACGGGCCTGCGCGACCTcctgccggcgacgccgggcaTCCGCGAGAACTGGGGCAAGGGCATCTACTGGTGCCCGTGGTgcgacggccacgagcaCGCCGACCAGGGCCTGGGCTTGCTCGCACCGCTCGACTCGGTCCCCGGGCTGGTGCGGGAAATCCTGACGCTGAACCGCGACATCGTGGCCTTTGTCAACGGCaccgacacgcccgccgcgcgcgccgccaccgaggacAAGAACCCGCGGTGGCAGGAGTACCTCGCGCTGCACGGCGTGCGTGTCGAGAACCGCACCATCGAGTCGCTCGAGCGGCTCGCCAACgggacgacgggcgacgaggacccctcgctgccgacggcgccggagcACGACCTGTTCGAGGtgcgcttcgtcggcggTAACGGTAACGATAACGGGGAGCCGGTCCGCCGCAACGCCTTCCTGTCGAGCTtcaaggaggagcaggcgtCGACCCTGGGCCCCGACATCGGCGTCTGGCTgtacggcgggcggctcgccgcAGATGCGTCCAAGGGGCTGGCGACCAACATCCCCGGCGTGTACGccatcggcgacgccaaCTCGGACAATGTGACCAACGTGCCGCACGCCCTCTTCAGCGGTAAGCGCACGGCTGTCTACCTGCACG TCCAGCTGGAGCGGGAGACTGCTGCCAAggagctcgcggcgctgcccgaGGGCAATTCGACGGCGGTTCACAAGCGaagcgtcgacgagcacgcgcgGTCGCTGTGGGACGTCGTGAACGGGCGCCGGGACGACATGCTCTACGCCGGCGAGTTTGAccagtga
- a CDS encoding uncharacterized protein (COG:O~EggNog:ENOG503NZ23), protein MTGSGGKGVTPAYYRWAARGQLAHYSTVSMTNGTVTKVEPQANNTFFKVSGRYLGRDDSVVTARKVVLATGLRDLLPATPGIRENWGKGIYWCPWCDGHEHADQGLGLLAPLDSVPGLVREILTLNRDIVAFVNGTDTPAARAATEDKNPRWQEYLALHGVRVENRTIESLERLANGTTGDEDPSLPTAPEHDLFEVRFVGGNGNDNGEPVRRNAFLSSFKEEQASTLGPDIGVWLYGGRLAADASKGLATNIPGVYAIGDANSDNVTNVPHALFSGKRTAVYLHVQLERETAAKELAALPEGNSTAVHKRSVDEHARSLWDVVNGRRDDMLYAGEFDQ, encoded by the exons ATGACTgggagcggcggcaaaggAGTAACGCCCGCGTACTACCGCTGGGCCGCGCGCGGACAGCTCGCGCACTACTCGACCGTCTCCATGACCAACGGCACCGTGACCAAGGTCGAGCCGCAGGCCAACAACACCTTCTTCAAGGTCTCGGGCCGGTACCTGGGGCGGGACGACTCGGTCGTGACGGCGCGAAAGGTGGTCCTCGCCACGGGCCTGCGCGACCTcctgccggcgacgccgggcaTCCGCGAGAACTGGGGCAAGGGCATCTACTGGTGCCCGTGGTgcgacggccacgagcaCGCCGACCAGGGCCTGGGCTTGCTCGCACCGCTCGACTCGGTCCCCGGGCTGGTGCGGGAAATCCTGACGCTGAACCGCGACATCGTGGCCTTTGTCAACGGCaccgacacgcccgccgcgcgcgccgccaccgaggacAAGAACCCGCGGTGGCAGGAGTACCTCGCGCTGCACGGCGTGCGTGTCGAGAACCGCACCATCGAGTCGCTCGAGCGGCTCGCCAACgggacgacgggcgacgaggacccctcgctgccgacggcgccggagcACGACCTGTTCGAGGtgcgcttcgtcggcggTAACGGTAACGATAACGGGGAGCCGGTCCGCCGCAACGCCTTCCTGTCGAGCTtcaaggaggagcaggcgtCGACCCTGGGCCCCGACATCGGCGTCTGGCTgtacggcgggcggctcgccgcAGATGCGTCCAAGGGGCTGGCGACCAACATCCCCGGCGTGTACGccatcggcgacgccaaCTCGGACAATGTGACCAACGTGCCGCACGCCCTCTTCAGCGGTAAGCGCACGGCTGTCTACCTGCACG TCCAGCTGGAGCGGGAGACTGCTGCCAAggagctcgcggcgctgcccgaGGGCAATTCGACGGCGGTTCACAAGCGaagcgtcgacgagcacgcgcgGTCGCTGTGGGACGTCGTGAACGGGCGCCGGGACGACATGCTCTACGCCGGCGAGTTTGAccagtga